The proteins below come from a single Cannabis sativa cultivar Pink pepper isolate KNU-18-1 chromosome 3, ASM2916894v1, whole genome shotgun sequence genomic window:
- the LOC133035593 gene encoding uncharacterized protein LOC133035593 translates to MFLEYMRVKGKNDFVRVPVNPSLFYRVHIYITSEDVIQVATQDELTGSAMLFGLRCIWENLNQRQKELYKFYDVELLSYNNEQDKVIAINQLSIWLNTMTHVGQYYFIPWNIGKHWMLIIAMTSGRVVFLNPLKSKIPSDIAQMIKAAYANISSNAIVFGKNGPEIWTFACPKQPYNYECGYYVLTYIRDMLQHSNPIEAIKAKFGGLSQYSEDDHLLPLRQQWLSQLLPLIYKN, encoded by the exons ATGTTCTTGGAATATATGAGAgtaaaaggtaaaaatgatTTTGTGAGGGTTCCTGTTAACCCATCCTTATTCTACCGAGTTCACATCTACATAACTTCCGAAGATGTGATACAAGTGGCCACCCAAGATGAACTTACGGGTTCAGCTATGCTATTTGGACTAAG ATGCATTTgggaaaatttaaatcaaagacAAAAAGAGTTATACAAGTTTTATGATGTCGAGCTTCTTAGTTATAACAATGAGCAGGACAAGGTGATAGCCATCAATCAATTATCAATTTGGTTAAACACTATGACTCATGTAGGACAATACTATTTTATACCATGGAACATAGG CAAGCATTGGATGTTGATTATAGCAATGACATCGGGAAGAGTTGTATTCTTAAACCCGCTTAAATCTAAAATCCCGTCAGACATTGCTCAGATGATAAAGGC TGCATATGCAAATATTAGTTCAAATGCTATTGTATTTGGCAAAAATGGACCGGAGATATGGACCTTTGCTTGTCCAAAGCAACCATACAATTACGAATGTGGTTACTATGTACTAACTTACATTCGTGATATGCTTCAACATTCAAATCCCATTGAAGCCATAAAAGCAAAA TTTGGCGGCCTATCCCAATATTCTGAGGACGATCATCTCTTACCGCTTCGACAACAGTGGTTAAGTCAATTGCTTCCCttgatatataaaaattaa
- the LOC115711615 gene encoding uncharacterized protein LOC115711615: MSTSSSSSDSDSGSDFQGTWTVREDFIEKAIKAELKKFKVQRLTITFDKTTPQYVRIHKKMFYYTLYVSVGITISPSILLWKDVPQTDITSILDRLETKFIYPRDNPIVMDEIEALMRKALHDRRNEMKVWWMKNVVELGLEKANRKPYMGVMMGDWIPLTHFFNSNQPQKNEMASHKRAFQLVSTAESGASCKGGNEAIGEKRAIDLSGQKDLVKDLKGSRESYQDLRERSKAMYSFTLTMYQHMQQLTKFVPGFKFELPPPPPPLPDSPDNTAKRKKTHSPDSSDSSSDEDDEDPSVNDI; the protein is encoded by the exons ATGTCTACTTCGAGTTCATCAAGTGATTCAGATAGTGGTAGCGATTTTCAGGGGACATGGACAGTTAGAGAAGACTTCATTGAAAAGGCAATTAAAGctgaattaaaaaaatttaaggtaCAAAGGTTAACTATAACCTTTGATAAGACTACTCCTCAATATGTAAGGATACATAAGAAGATGTTTTATTACACACTTTATGTGTCTGTTGGAATTACTATATCTCCATCCATTCTTCTTTGGAAAGATGTTCCTCAAACTGATATTACATCCATTCTCGATAGATTAGAG acCAAATTTATTTATCCACGTGATAATCctattgttatggatgaaatcGAAGCACTTATGAGAAAGGCATTACACGATAGGAGAAATGAGATGAAAGTATGGTGGATGAAAAATGTTGTCGAGTTGGGTTTGGAGAAAGCtaatagaaaaccttacatgGGAGTTATGATGGGTGATTGGATTCCCTTGACtcattttttcaattctaatcaaCCACAAAAG aATGAGATGGCGAGTCACAAACGAGCATTCCAATTAGTATCTACTGCTGAATCTGGTGCTTCTTGTAAAGGTGGTAATGAAGCCATTGGTGAAAAAAGAGCTATTGATTTATCAGGTCAAAAAGATTTAGTAAAAGATTTAAAAGGTTCTCGTGAGTCATATCAAGATCTTCGTGAGAGATCTAAAGCCATGTACTCATTCACTCTAACTATGTATCAACATATGCAACAACTTACTAAGTTTGTACCAGGATTTAAGTTTGAACTTCCTCCTCCTCCACCACCACTACCTGATTCACCTGATAATacagcaaaaagaaaaaaaacccaTTCACCTGATTCAAGTGATTCTTCTTctgatgaagatgatgaagatCCCTCAGTTAATGACATATAG